A region of Chitinophaga horti DNA encodes the following proteins:
- a CDS encoding AMP-dependent synthetase/ligase has product MAYQLARYPKTDMLARKDDGTWKHYSTQEVVDITRHFAAGLLSLGLGGENNQVKIAVLSPNRPEWLLTDLACQQSGAVLAPIYPTISESELQFVLHDSGAQAVFVSDRHMLEKVRLIRSELPQLREIFTYDREEGARHWSELPAMATPETLASVEAISKGITPDHLLTIIYTSGTTGTPKGVMLTHRNVLSNVLACIPYLPVSPEARALSFLPLNHIFERMVSYVYLTAGVSIYYAESMETIADNLREVKPGIFTTVPRLLEKVYEKIMAKGLELRGIKRALFFWAVNLGKEYELNRPLSFWYRLQLAIANRLVFSKWREALGGNIKCIVTGAAACQVRLLRIFTAAGMPILEGYGLTETSPVIAVNRFEAADRMFGTVGPLITDIQVQIAPDGEILCKGPNVTIGYYNRPDLTAEAIHDGWFHTGDIGTLVDGRFLKITDRKKEMFKTSGGKFVAPQPVENKFKESPYIEQIMVVGADRKFTAALIVPNFKNLEDWCRRQGLEFGSHEQVIKYHPVVELFKQAVDKYNQFFNHIDQVKKFRLLPQEWTVAGGELTPTLKLKRRVISDKYADEIEQIYS; this is encoded by the coding sequence ATGGCGTACCAACTGGCCCGCTATCCTAAAACAGATATGCTGGCCCGCAAAGACGACGGTACCTGGAAACATTACAGTACGCAGGAAGTAGTAGACATCACCCGCCATTTCGCGGCGGGATTGCTAAGCCTCGGCCTTGGCGGAGAAAATAACCAGGTGAAGATCGCGGTGCTTTCGCCCAATCGTCCCGAATGGCTGCTTACCGACCTTGCCTGTCAGCAGTCCGGCGCAGTACTCGCCCCGATCTACCCGACCATCAGTGAATCCGAGCTTCAATTCGTATTGCATGATTCCGGTGCGCAGGCGGTATTTGTGAGTGACCGTCATATGCTCGAAAAGGTGCGGCTGATCCGCAGCGAACTGCCGCAACTGCGCGAAATATTCACCTACGATCGGGAAGAAGGTGCCCGCCATTGGTCGGAACTTCCCGCTATGGCAACACCGGAAACCCTGGCCAGCGTGGAGGCTATCAGTAAAGGCATTACCCCCGATCACCTATTGACCATCATTTATACTTCCGGCACTACGGGCACGCCTAAGGGCGTGATGCTCACCCATCGCAACGTGTTAAGCAATGTACTGGCCTGTATTCCTTACCTCCCCGTTTCGCCGGAAGCCCGTGCCCTGAGTTTTTTGCCGCTTAATCACATTTTCGAACGGATGGTGTCATATGTATACCTCACCGCCGGCGTATCTATCTATTACGCCGAAAGTATGGAAACCATCGCCGATAACCTCCGCGAAGTGAAGCCGGGCATCTTTACCACCGTGCCGCGGCTGCTGGAAAAAGTGTATGAAAAAATCATGGCAAAAGGACTGGAGCTTCGTGGCATCAAACGTGCGCTGTTCTTTTGGGCCGTAAACCTGGGCAAGGAGTATGAACTCAATCGTCCGCTGTCGTTCTGGTACAGGTTGCAACTCGCCATTGCCAACCGCCTTGTCTTCAGCAAATGGCGCGAAGCCCTTGGTGGCAATATTAAATGTATTGTAACAGGTGCCGCTGCCTGCCAGGTACGGCTCCTGAGGATATTTACCGCTGCCGGCATGCCCATCCTGGAAGGTTACGGTCTCACCGAAACATCACCCGTAATCGCCGTGAACCGCTTCGAAGCTGCGGACAGGATGTTCGGCACCGTTGGGCCGCTCATTACCGATATACAGGTACAAATCGCTCCTGATGGCGAAATCCTGTGTAAAGGCCCAAATGTGACCATCGGGTATTACAACCGTCCCGACCTTACCGCCGAAGCCATCCACGATGGCTGGTTCCACACCGGCGACATTGGCACGTTGGTGGACGGGCGTTTCCTGAAGATCACCGACCGCAAAAAAGAAATGTTCAAAACCAGCGGCGGCAAGTTCGTAGCCCCGCAACCCGTAGAGAACAAATTCAAGGAAAGTCCCTACATCGAGCAGATCATGGTCGTAGGAGCTGACCGTAAGTTTACTGCCGCTCTCATCGTTCCCAACTTCAAGAACCTCGAAGACTGGTGCCGCCGCCAGGGACTGGAGTTCGGCAGTCACGAGCAGGTGATCAAATATCATCCCGTGGTAGAGCTGTTCAAGCAGGCTGTAGACAAATACAACCAGTTCTTCAACCACATTGACCAGGTAAAGAAATTCCGCCTGCTGCCACAGGAATGGACCGTTGCCGGCGGCGAACTGACTCCCACGTTGAAATTGAAGCGCAGGGTGATCTCCGACAAGTATGCCGACGAGATCGAGCAGATCTATTCCTGA
- a CDS encoding 2TM domain-containing protein, whose product METTQQKDERLWRIARNRAGFKSHLISYLVINGFLWVLWFVTDNDKSGTPWPIWPCLGWGIGLAFAYFNAYHRDPFGDAVNEYEKLKEEQQRRGY is encoded by the coding sequence ATGGAAACAACGCAGCAAAAAGACGAGCGCCTTTGGCGTATTGCCCGCAACCGGGCCGGCTTTAAATCACATCTGATCAGCTACCTCGTGATCAATGGTTTTTTGTGGGTGTTATGGTTCGTTACAGATAATGATAAATCCGGTACACCGTGGCCCATATGGCCTTGCCTCGGTTGGGGAATTGGTTTGGCCTTCGCCTATTTTAACGCCTACCACCGCGATCCTTTCGGCGATGCCGTAAATGAGTACGAAAAGCTGAAGGAAGAGCAGCAACGGCGTGGGTACTAG
- a CDS encoding YceI family protein has protein sequence MFKQLTLLTTTVALFTASCQQAPKADKAQVTEPQAVQAEPQGHEYQLDKDASLLTWIGTKPTGEHKGVFKFSAGSVHANDSAVTAGSLEIDMKTLQNLDLVKDSGMKKKLEAELNGPNFFDVEKYPTAKFVITEISSFHAGAQDKEVLLKDATHLVKGNLTLKDSTKNISFPAKIVVSAAEVNAEANFNIDRTQWGITYRADQSLQDKLINSMVNIRLNIKAKR, from the coding sequence ATGTTTAAACAGCTTACACTTTTAACTACAACTGTCGCCCTGTTCACCGCATCCTGCCAGCAGGCACCCAAGGCCGATAAGGCCCAGGTGACCGAGCCACAGGCCGTACAGGCAGAACCTCAGGGGCACGAATACCAATTAGATAAAGACGCCAGCCTGCTTACCTGGATAGGCACCAAGCCTACCGGCGAGCATAAAGGCGTGTTCAAGTTCTCTGCCGGCAGCGTGCATGCGAATGATAGCGCGGTAACTGCAGGCAGCCTCGAAATCGATATGAAAACCCTTCAAAACCTCGACCTGGTAAAGGATTCGGGCATGAAGAAAAAACTGGAGGCAGAACTCAACGGCCCCAACTTCTTTGATGTGGAAAAATATCCCACCGCGAAATTCGTGATCACAGAGATCAGCAGTTTTCACGCCGGTGCGCAGGATAAGGAAGTGTTGCTGAAAGACGCTACCCATCTTGTAAAGGGTAACCTCACCTTGAAAGACAGCACTAAGAATATCAGCTTTCCGGCCAAGATCGTGGTGAGCGCTGCAGAAGTAAATGCAGAAGCAAACTTCAACATCGACCGCACCCAATGGGGCATTACCTATCGTGCTGACCAATCATTGCAGGATAAACTGATCAATTCGATGGTGAACATCCGGCTGAATATCAAAGCAAAAAGATAG
- the paaN gene encoding phenylacetic acid degradation protein PaaN — protein MLDNAVKASHDRTFYAQYPEHPKAYGEEAPQSGEVAFKAMLGRPFDRLLQDTDNWQGEEVSPYTMEPLAISYPIIPPDALVMAAQSAAKAWAKLPVTERAAILTESLEAIKQHFFEIAYATMHTTGQSFMMSFQASGPHANDRALEAIAMGYRELQRYPEQLTWEKPMGKSSIVLDKQFKAIPKGVGLVIGCSTFPVWNSLPGIYADLVTGNPVLVKPHPRAVLPIAIVVAAIQQVLKANGQDPLLCQLAADTSEHLNTKALCEHPDVALIDYTGGSAFGNYVEQLPGKTVFTEKAGVNSVIIDSAKDMDAVAQNLAFSVSLYSGQMCTAPQNFFIPERIYDEVANKVRDAVAALVSNPKMGAGTLGALQSDVTFNRALDARSLGAEVLLGGAPVTNEEFAKARTCSPTILETTADAQEVYGRELFGPIILLVRTKDTAESIRLAREMARKHGAITCAAYTTDPAVQAEIAEEMNSVFTPVSFNFTGFIWVNQHAAFSDFHVTGGNPAGNASFTNPEFVLRRFVWVGNRVQVS, from the coding sequence ATGTTAGACAACGCGGTAAAAGCCAGCCATGACCGCACCTTTTACGCGCAATACCCCGAGCATCCCAAGGCCTACGGAGAAGAGGCGCCCCAGTCGGGCGAAGTGGCCTTTAAAGCCATGTTAGGCCGTCCCTTTGACCGCCTGTTGCAGGATACTGACAACTGGCAGGGTGAGGAAGTGTCGCCTTACACCATGGAGCCGCTGGCCATCAGTTATCCGATCATTCCGCCGGATGCACTGGTAATGGCGGCGCAGTCTGCCGCAAAGGCCTGGGCGAAGCTGCCTGTTACAGAACGTGCCGCTATCCTTACGGAGTCGCTCGAAGCCATCAAACAACATTTTTTCGAGATCGCCTATGCGACTATGCACACGACCGGCCAAAGCTTTATGATGAGCTTTCAGGCGAGTGGTCCGCACGCAAACGATCGCGCGCTGGAAGCCATTGCGATGGGATATCGCGAGCTGCAACGTTACCCGGAGCAGCTTACCTGGGAAAAGCCGATGGGTAAGTCGAGCATTGTGCTGGACAAACAATTTAAGGCCATCCCGAAAGGCGTGGGCCTTGTGATTGGCTGTTCCACCTTCCCTGTATGGAACTCGTTGCCCGGCATTTATGCCGACCTCGTTACCGGCAATCCCGTACTGGTAAAGCCGCATCCGAGGGCCGTACTGCCGATTGCGATCGTGGTGGCGGCCATTCAGCAAGTATTGAAAGCGAATGGGCAGGATCCGCTGTTGTGCCAGCTGGCAGCCGATACCAGCGAACATTTGAATACAAAGGCCCTTTGCGAGCATCCGGACGTGGCGCTGATCGATTACACCGGCGGTTCTGCATTTGGTAATTATGTAGAGCAGCTGCCCGGTAAAACCGTGTTTACCGAAAAGGCCGGCGTTAACTCCGTGATCATCGATTCGGCGAAGGATATGGATGCCGTGGCGCAAAACCTGGCCTTCTCAGTAAGCCTTTACTCCGGCCAGATGTGTACGGCGCCGCAAAACTTTTTCATACCTGAACGCATATACGACGAAGTAGCTAACAAAGTGCGTGATGCAGTTGCTGCCCTCGTTTCCAATCCTAAGATGGGTGCAGGTACCCTGGGTGCGCTGCAAAGCGACGTTACCTTCAATCGCGCGCTGGATGCACGTTCGCTGGGCGCGGAAGTGTTACTGGGTGGGGCGCCTGTAACAAATGAAGAGTTTGCGAAAGCCCGCACCTGCTCACCGACTATTCTCGAAACTACCGCCGATGCACAGGAGGTTTACGGCCGCGAACTGTTCGGGCCGATCATCCTGCTGGTGCGTACGAAAGATACGGCGGAAAGCATTCGGCTTGCCCGGGAGATGGCCCGCAAACACGGCGCCATCACTTGCGCGGCCTACACTACAGATCCCGCCGTGCAGGCGGAGATCGCGGAGGAGATGAACAGCGTGTTCACCCCCGTATCGTTCAACTTTACCGGGTTTATTTGGGTGAACCAGCACGCGGCGTTCTCCGATTTTCATGTAACGGGCGGCAATCCCGCTGGCAACGCGAGTTTCACGAACCCCGAGTTTGTGTTAAGGCGTTTTGTATGGGTAGGCAACCGGGTGCAGGTGTCATAA
- a CDS encoding tetratricopeptide repeat protein, producing MQWQKAVRIWILIIAGALPFTQASAQDATELHNTARNFMRSGDYANAVLVLNQAIQQEPDNYALRKDLAFAYYLRNDFNRGKGIVDPLLDKKDADAQVYQIAGNIYQARGDFGGAEKIYKKGLKKFPKSGELYNDFGELLMNLKNVDMAIKHWVKGIEMDPNFPGNYYHAATSLYYAKDPTWTILYGETFVNLESYTTRTAEVRNLLVDSYKKLFDDPAIFNNIPEDVPSKSSKKKDEKSDLDFATAFRKTMAKHVSVVMTGIEPEGLVMLRTRFLLDWYNFYSLKYPYALFDFQRKLLREGLFEAYNQWIFGPVSNQSDYKAWTSSHKQEYDAFAQYQRNNPLKLRGDEFYTDASKLGMGK from the coding sequence ATGCAGTGGCAAAAGGCAGTAAGAATATGGATATTGATCATCGCCGGCGCGCTTCCCTTTACGCAGGCAAGCGCCCAGGACGCGACAGAACTGCATAATACCGCCAGGAATTTCATGCGCAGCGGCGACTACGCCAATGCGGTACTTGTATTGAACCAGGCCATTCAACAGGAGCCGGACAACTACGCTTTGCGTAAAGACCTGGCCTTCGCCTATTACCTGCGCAACGATTTTAATCGCGGCAAGGGCATAGTGGATCCCTTATTGGATAAGAAAGATGCGGATGCACAGGTATACCAGATCGCCGGTAATATTTACCAGGCGCGCGGCGACTTTGGCGGGGCAGAAAAGATTTATAAGAAAGGATTGAAGAAGTTTCCGAAAAGCGGCGAGTTGTACAACGATTTTGGCGAGCTGCTCATGAACCTGAAGAATGTGGACATGGCGATTAAACATTGGGTAAAGGGAATTGAAATGGACCCTAACTTTCCCGGTAACTATTATCACGCCGCCACTTCCCTCTACTACGCTAAAGATCCTACCTGGACCATCCTTTACGGCGAAACCTTCGTGAACCTCGAAAGTTACACCACCCGTACCGCCGAAGTGCGTAACCTGTTGGTGGATTCGTATAAAAAACTATTCGACGATCCGGCGATCTTTAACAACATCCCGGAAGATGTTCCGTCTAAATCCAGCAAGAAAAAAGACGAAAAAAGCGACCTGGATTTTGCGACGGCATTTCGTAAAACCATGGCCAAACACGTAAGTGTGGTGATGACGGGCATTGAGCCGGAAGGTCTGGTAATGTTACGTACCCGTTTTCTGCTGGACTGGTATAACTTTTACAGCCTGAAATACCCGTACGCCCTGTTCGACTTCCAGCGTAAACTGCTGCGGGAAGGACTGTTTGAGGCCTATAACCAATGGATATTCGGCCCGGTAAGCAACCAGTCGGATTACAAAGCCTGGACCAGCAGCCATAAACAAGAGTACGACGCGTTTGCGCAATACCAACGTAACAATCCGTTAAAGCTGCGCGGCGACGAATTTTATACCGATGCCAGCAAGCTCGGAATGGGCAAATAA
- a CDS encoding DUF1015 domain-containing protein — MAVIKPFRALRPQPSLAKDVASRPYDVLSSSEAGNEAAGNTRSFYHVSKSEIDLPEATDVHSPVVYEKAAENLQRLQNDGTLFQDPAPCYYIYRLVMDGRAQTGLVCVSSIADYDNGIIKKHEFTRPEKEKDRIDHITATRAQTGNVFLAYQDVPEVNALVDHWVNQHDPVYDFTAADGITHTIWVVDDATAVNDITRLFAEKVPHTYIADGHHRAASAALVHKAKGIGDHFLTTIFPASQLAILDYNRLVKDLNGLSKEQLISQLEYDFLVEEVGHHPQKPSMLHEFSMYLDKTWYRLVAREGTYTTDPIGILDVTILQNNVLDKLLGIKDPRTDKRIDFVGGIRGLEELVKRVDSGEMAAAFALYPVTIQQLFDIADSGNVMPPKSTWFEPKLRDGLLTHTI, encoded by the coding sequence ATGGCAGTAATTAAACCATTCCGCGCTTTGCGCCCCCAGCCGTCACTGGCAAAAGATGTTGCGTCGCGCCCCTACGACGTGCTTAGTTCAAGCGAGGCCGGAAATGAGGCGGCCGGCAATACCCGTTCGTTTTACCATGTTTCTAAATCAGAAATCGATTTGCCGGAGGCCACCGATGTACACAGCCCGGTGGTTTATGAAAAGGCTGCCGAAAACCTGCAGCGCCTGCAAAACGATGGTACGTTGTTCCAGGACCCGGCGCCCTGCTACTACATTTACAGGCTTGTAATGGACGGCCGCGCCCAAACAGGGTTGGTGTGCGTGTCATCCATAGCGGATTACGATAACGGCATCATTAAAAAGCACGAGTTTACCCGCCCCGAAAAGGAGAAGGACCGCATTGACCACATCACGGCTACCCGCGCGCAGACGGGTAACGTGTTCCTGGCGTACCAGGACGTGCCCGAGGTGAATGCGCTGGTAGACCATTGGGTAAACCAGCACGATCCCGTTTACGACTTTACCGCGGCAGACGGCATCACACACACCATTTGGGTGGTGGACGACGCTACTGCTGTGAACGATATTACCCGCCTTTTCGCGGAGAAAGTGCCCCATACCTACATCGCCGACGGTCACCATCGGGCGGCATCAGCGGCGTTGGTGCATAAAGCAAAAGGTATCGGCGATCATTTTCTGACCACCATCTTCCCGGCCAGTCAGCTCGCGATATTAGACTACAACCGCCTGGTGAAAGACCTGAATGGCCTCAGCAAAGAACAACTGATCTCGCAGCTGGAGTATGATTTTCTAGTGGAAGAAGTGGGGCATCATCCCCAAAAGCCATCGATGTTGCACGAGTTCAGCATGTACCTGGATAAAACCTGGTACCGGCTGGTAGCGCGGGAAGGTACCTATACGACCGACCCGATCGGCATCCTGGATGTGACGATCCTTCAAAATAATGTGCTGGATAAACTGCTCGGCATCAAAGACCCCCGCACCGACAAACGGATTGACTTCGTAGGCGGCATCCGCGGGTTGGAGGAACTGGTGAAAAGGGTAGACAGCGGCGAAATGGCGGCAGCCTTTGCCTTGTACCCGGTAACCATCCAGCAACTGTTCGATATCGCCGACAGCGGTAACGTAATGCCGCCTAAAAGTACCTGGTTTGAACCTAAACTGAGAGACGGTCTGCTTACACATACCATCTGA
- a CDS encoding SUKH-4 family immunity protein gives MQLSKNLWKSYTETIHAFSDAELARPGLSAETVHFLTDCGLPADCQPCLAFEKFVDKRISTVNEVLGTSEKELDNYLMIGTNGSGAPVCIDLAKKNEIVYLDHDQSFERVFINASILHFARCLMHYQDFMAAENGGRRYTDAELQKLKTWLRKTDKRAMDDGSFWTGELEYLEWERAI, from the coding sequence ATGCAATTGAGCAAAAACCTTTGGAAATCCTATACAGAGACCATCCATGCCTTCAGCGACGCCGAGCTTGCCCGTCCGGGTTTGTCGGCCGAGACTGTTCACTTTCTTACCGATTGTGGTTTGCCGGCGGATTGCCAGCCTTGCCTGGCCTTCGAAAAGTTTGTCGACAAGCGCATTTCCACCGTAAATGAAGTATTGGGTACCAGTGAAAAGGAGTTGGACAACTACCTGATGATCGGTACCAACGGTTCGGGTGCACCGGTGTGCATCGACCTGGCCAAAAAGAACGAGATCGTTTACCTGGATCACGATCAAAGCTTCGAGCGCGTGTTCATTAACGCCTCCATCTTACATTTCGCCCGCTGCCTTATGCACTACCAGGATTTTATGGCTGCCGAAAACGGCGGCCGCCGCTACACCGACGCCGAGCTGCAAAAGCTGAAAACCTGGTTACGCAAAACCGACAAACGCGCAATGGACGATGGCAGCTTCTGGACCGGCGAGCTGGAATACCTCGAGTGGGAGCGCGCGATATAA
- a CDS encoding SMP-30/gluconolactonase/LRE family protein: MSQFHVCCLLLILGWTGRLSAQDTTSLVAPGAVLQKVSSRFKFTEGPAVNRKGEVFFTDQPNDQIWKYGTDGQLSLFMEKTGRANGLYFDKKGNLVSCSDEHNELWSITPGKKVTVLMSDYAGKKHNGPNDLWIDASGGIYFSDPYYQRDYWTRKSPELGAQMVYYLPKGQKQAIPLDTLQQPNGLVGTPDGKWLYVSDIRAGKIYRYRIAGKGKLADKTLFASNSTDGMTLDKAGNLYLAGNGVTVFNRDGQKLMNIPVPSRWVGNVCFGGKKRDILVITASESLYTLKMTARGVE; encoded by the coding sequence ATGAGCCAATTCCACGTTTGCTGTTTGTTGTTGATATTGGGGTGGACGGGCCGCCTGTCCGCACAAGACACCACTTCCCTCGTAGCACCGGGCGCAGTGCTGCAAAAAGTATCTTCCCGGTTTAAATTCACCGAAGGGCCGGCCGTTAACCGGAAAGGAGAAGTGTTTTTTACAGACCAGCCCAACGATCAGATCTGGAAATACGGTACGGACGGGCAGTTGTCGCTCTTTATGGAAAAGACCGGCCGCGCCAACGGGCTCTATTTCGATAAGAAGGGAAACCTTGTATCCTGCTCCGACGAACATAATGAGTTATGGTCTATTACCCCGGGCAAAAAAGTGACGGTGCTGATGAGCGATTACGCCGGAAAAAAACACAATGGCCCGAACGACTTGTGGATAGATGCCAGCGGCGGTATTTACTTCAGCGATCCTTACTACCAGCGCGACTACTGGACCCGTAAGTCGCCCGAGCTGGGCGCTCAAATGGTGTATTACCTGCCCAAAGGCCAAAAACAAGCCATCCCACTCGATACCCTGCAACAGCCGAACGGACTGGTAGGCACTCCCGACGGTAAATGGTTATACGTGTCCGACATTCGCGCCGGTAAAATATACCGCTACCGCATTGCCGGCAAAGGTAAACTGGCGGATAAAACCCTGTTCGCCAGCAATTCCACCGACGGCATGACGCTCGACAAGGCAGGCAACCTGTACCTCGCCGGCAATGGCGTTACCGTTTTCAACCGGGACGGACAAAAACTGATGAACATTCCCGTGCCCTCCCGCTGGGTGGGCAACGTTTGCTTCGGTGGCAAAAAGCGTGATATTTTGGTGATAACCGCCAGTGAATCATTGTATACGCTAAAAATGACAGCGAGAGGGGTAGAATAG
- a CDS encoding AraC family transcriptional regulator translates to MKRESIYEPFEVVYKTVDECPKGGHQHLFFELVYVISGTGVQCVNKNRFSYRPGHMMLLIPDDCHSFDVEMTTEFFFLRFNDIYLKSGAFGADDIQRLEYILQNANHEPGCILKHQTDKLLVQAIVAAIAREQQQPDLYNKEVVRQLVNTLIVIVARNIARYMPRQVTANTDEKALDILNYIQNNIYYPEKIRAEAVSKHFGISDNYLGRYFKKHTSETMQQYITNYRVKLIQARLLHSDMRIVEIADELGFTDESHLNKFFRKQAGASPTVFRKQGQKMVQAL, encoded by the coding sequence ATGAAGCGCGAAAGTATTTATGAGCCTTTTGAGGTGGTGTATAAAACGGTAGATGAATGCCCCAAAGGCGGCCATCAGCACCTGTTTTTTGAGCTGGTGTACGTGATTTCGGGTACGGGTGTGCAGTGTGTGAACAAGAACAGGTTTTCGTACCGGCCGGGGCACATGATGCTGCTCATCCCCGACGATTGTCACTCTTTTGATGTGGAAATGACGACGGAATTCTTCTTCCTGCGCTTCAACGATATCTATCTCAAGTCCGGCGCATTCGGCGCGGACGACATTCAACGCCTCGAGTATATTTTGCAAAATGCCAATCATGAACCGGGTTGCATACTAAAACATCAAACCGACAAGTTGCTGGTGCAGGCCATCGTAGCCGCTATTGCACGCGAACAGCAGCAGCCGGACCTTTACAATAAAGAAGTCGTACGGCAACTCGTGAATACACTTATCGTGATCGTAGCCCGCAACATTGCCCGTTATATGCCGCGACAGGTGACAGCCAACACCGACGAAAAAGCGCTCGATATTCTGAACTATATCCAGAACAATATTTATTATCCTGAAAAGATTCGTGCAGAAGCCGTGAGCAAACATTTCGGCATATCAGACAATTACCTCGGCAGGTATTTTAAGAAACATACCAGCGAGACGATGCAGCAATACATTACAAACTATCGCGTAAAGCTCATACAGGCAAGGCTTTTACACAGTGACATGCGCATCGTGGAAATAGCGGACGAACTTGGCTTTACGGATGAAAGCCACCTGAACAAGTTTTTCCGTAAGCAGGCGGGCGCCAGTCCTACGGTATTTCGCAAGCAGGGGCAGAAGATGGTGCAGGCATTGTAG
- a CDS encoding GlxA family transcriptional regulator produces the protein MKHISIIIPRGHCSLPNIDGTHQIFGEVNGFMKAMGREPLFKVQLVGLAPEESQRNGLYVIHPDVLISDIKKTDLVVIPAMHGELQQALEQNQEFVPWIIDQYRGGAEIASFCVGAFFLASTGLVNGKQCATHWKLANEFRAMFPDVVLVDDKIMTAEDGIYTSGGAYSYLNLLMYLVEKYAGREMAILASKAFMIDIDRNSQSPFIMFEGQKAHDDEEVKKAQEYIEKNFEERITVDHLADMLAIGRRSFERRFKKATCNTVTEYIQRVKIEAAKKSFETSRKNINEIMYDVGYSDVKAFRTTFRKITGLSPLAYRNKYNKELIAV, from the coding sequence ATGAAACATATCTCCATCATCATTCCACGCGGCCATTGCAGTCTCCCCAACATCGACGGAACGCACCAGATATTTGGTGAAGTAAACGGTTTTATGAAAGCAATGGGCAGAGAACCCCTGTTCAAGGTACAACTGGTGGGCCTGGCGCCCGAGGAAAGCCAACGTAACGGGCTGTACGTGATTCACCCCGATGTACTCATCAGCGACATCAAGAAAACGGACCTGGTCGTCATTCCCGCCATGCACGGCGAGCTGCAACAGGCGCTGGAGCAAAACCAGGAATTTGTTCCCTGGATAATCGACCAGTACCGCGGTGGTGCGGAAATCGCCAGCTTTTGCGTAGGGGCCTTCTTCCTGGCCTCCACAGGACTGGTAAATGGTAAACAATGCGCTACCCACTGGAAGCTCGCCAACGAGTTTCGTGCGATGTTCCCGGATGTAGTATTGGTAGATGATAAGATTATGACAGCTGAAGATGGTATATACACCAGCGGCGGCGCTTATTCATACCTGAACCTGCTGATGTACCTGGTGGAAAAGTATGCGGGCCGCGAAATGGCGATCCTGGCATCCAAAGCTTTCATGATAGACATCGATCGTAACAGTCAGTCGCCGTTTATCATGTTTGAAGGACAAAAGGCACATGATGATGAGGAAGTAAAAAAGGCGCAGGAATATATTGAGAAAAACTTTGAAGAACGTATTACGGTAGATCACCTGGCAGATATGCTTGCGATTGGCCGCCGCAGTTTTGAGCGACGGTTTAAGAAGGCCACCTGTAACACGGTAACGGAATATATCCAGCGGGTAAAGATAGAAGCTGCGAAAAAGAGCTTTGAAACCAGTCGTAAGAATATTAACGAGATTATGTATGATGTAGGCTATTCCGACGTAAAGGCGTTTCGCACCACTTTCCGGAAGATAACCGGGTTGTCGCCGCTCGCGTATCGTAACAAGTATAACAAAGAATTGATAGCTGTTTAA
- a CDS encoding dihydrofolate reductase family protein produces MRRIIYQATVSLDGFFEGPGHELDWHIVDEQFNKCAVQLLNSVDTLIFGRVTYELMAGYWPTWHSQHSDATVAHKMNNLQKLVFSNSLQSVDWKNAVLVRESAAEILQRLKSLPGGDMAILGSSQLAASLLSHHLIDEFRLTLSPVVLGKGNTLFNGLLEQYKLTLTRARMFRSGNVLLTYRPADKPHQLTLRYSAAARRNA; encoded by the coding sequence ATGAGAAGGATCATTTACCAGGCCACCGTGTCGCTGGACGGCTTTTTTGAGGGGCCCGGGCACGAGCTGGACTGGCATATTGTGGACGAGCAATTTAACAAGTGTGCGGTACAGTTGCTGAATAGCGTTGACACGCTCATTTTCGGCCGCGTGACCTACGAGCTGATGGCAGGCTACTGGCCTACCTGGCACTCACAGCACAGCGACGCTACGGTAGCGCACAAAATGAATAACCTGCAGAAGCTCGTGTTTTCGAACAGCCTGCAAAGCGTGGATTGGAAAAACGCAGTACTCGTGCGTGAGTCTGCGGCGGAGATATTACAGCGACTTAAAAGCCTGCCCGGTGGCGACATGGCTATACTTGGCAGCTCCCAACTGGCCGCCAGCCTTCTTTCCCATCACCTGATAGATGAATTTCGCCTGACCTTATCCCCGGTGGTGCTGGGTAAAGGCAACACTTTGTTCAATGGCCTCCTCGAACAGTACAAGCTCACGCTTACCCGGGCACGTATGTTCCGTTCTGGCAATGTCTTGCTTACTTACCGGCCGGCTGACAAACCCCACCAGTTAACGCTCAGGTATTCGGCGGCAGCACGCCGGAACGCCTAG